In Onthophagus taurus isolate NC chromosome 6, IU_Otau_3.0, whole genome shotgun sequence, a genomic segment contains:
- the LOC111428030 gene encoding transmembrane protein 164, producing the protein MDWAYSGVNKTVPRNAGPECANFLNPTWRRLETAIVLVMAAAGIRWAFARITLPEAAYVRRDRGGRRTLLVLMSLIWGMEIGYKFSSSTVIYLLNPCHVATAIQIYLLAASPNKMVTAVFRFHLNLLNGPLLAFLFPETDSRILPLEAAIYWIQHGMMFVVPYYLLRLGGVYNVEELSDFSWNVLSYNINIVYHFVILQTIAAPTEVNLNHMLCPAILDPFEGPYYRIAAVVHQAILCPLICKAFCLISTFFLTQFWPTKVKKTLCCEVYAPNTNGDHSHQHND; encoded by the exons ATGGATTGGGCCTATAGCGGTGTGAATAAAACGGTGCCGAGAAACGCAGGTCCGGAATGTGCGAATTTCCTAAATCCCACGTGGCGACGTTTGGAAACGGCAATCGTCTTGGTGATGGCAGCGGCCGGGATTCGATGGGCATTCGCAAGGATAACTTTACCCGAAGCCGCCTATGTCAGGAGAGACAGAGGTGGACGTAGGACGCTTCTCGTCCTCATGTCCCTAATTTGGGGCATGGAAATAGGCTATAAGTTCTCATCGAGCACTGTGATATACCTGCTGAATCCCTGTCACGTTGCTACTGCAATACAG ATCTACTTATTAGCTGCATCTCCAAATAAAATGGTGACGGCTGTATTCAGGTTTCATCTTAACCTGCTGAATGGACCATTGTTAGCTTTCTTGTTTCCGGAGACGGATTCACGAATT TTGCCACTGGAAGCGGCAATTTACTGGATTCAGCACGGAATGATGTTCGTAGTGCCTTATTATCTTTTACGACTCGGAG ggGTTTACAATGTAGAAGAGCTTTCGGATTTTAGTTGGAACGTTCTCAGCTAcaacataaatattgtatatcATTTCGTTATTCTACAGACAATCGCCGCT CCAActgaagtaaatttaaatcacATGCTCTGTCCAGCAATACTGGATCCGTTTGAAGGACCTTATTATAGGATTGCGGCTGTTGTACACCAGGCAATTTTATGCCCGTTGATATGTAAAGCATTCTGTTTGATATCGACGTTTTTTCTAACACAATTTTGGCCGACCAAAGTAAAGAAAACCCTGTGCTGCGAAGTTTACGCGCCAAATACAAACGGTGATCACTCACATCAACACAATGATTAA